A genomic window from bacterium includes:
- a CDS encoding putative PEP-binding protein, protein MKLGVLTALFSSSPLEAALDRVKAHDLDAVELGTGNYPGDAHCNPDELLDNGAKLEGLRHAVASRGLVISALSCHGNPLHPSRDIARDNHETFIKTVRLARRLDVDRVCLFSGCPGDSDNARYPNWVTCAWPTEYKELVEWQWTEKVIPYWREQAAFSASHGVRLCFEMHPGFAVYNPETLLRLRSAAGETVGANFDPSHLYWQGIDPAAAIRTLGDARSIFHVHAKDTMINKTMTSQNGVLDTKPLSDARTRSWIFRTVGYGHDQLHWREIISALRTAGYDDVLSIEHEDWLASVDEGFKREVDAVTRGYADKREYFIDKLSQGIGTIAAAFWPNPVILRFSDFKTNEYAHLVGGAAFEPHEENPMLGWRGASRYYHPEYKEGFLLEVAAVRRVRERFGLKNLTVMVPFCRTPEEGRRVLDVMREGGLVRGEDGLEVYVMAELPSNVILAEQFADVFDGFSIGSNDLTQLVLGVDRDSDRVAGLFDERNEAVRRACAELITKAHRAGRKVGICGQAPSDYPEFAAFLVDEGIDSISLNPDAVVSAKLRVIEAERRLAGTRQAAAAGS, encoded by the coding sequence CTCCGGCACGCCGTGGCATCCAGGGGCTTGGTGATCTCGGCCCTCAGCTGTCACGGCAACCCGCTGCATCCCAGCCGCGATATCGCGAGGGACAATCATGAGACGTTCATCAAGACCGTGCGGCTTGCGCGACGCCTTGACGTGGACCGGGTATGTCTGTTCTCAGGTTGTCCGGGCGATTCGGACAACGCCCGCTATCCTAACTGGGTTACGTGCGCCTGGCCCACGGAATACAAGGAGCTGGTAGAGTGGCAGTGGACGGAGAAGGTGATTCCATACTGGCGTGAGCAGGCGGCGTTCAGCGCGTCCCACGGCGTGCGGCTGTGCTTCGAGATGCACCCCGGCTTCGCCGTCTACAATCCGGAGACCCTGCTGCGGCTGCGCAGCGCAGCGGGTGAGACCGTCGGCGCGAACTTCGATCCGAGCCATCTCTACTGGCAGGGAATCGATCCCGCGGCTGCGATCCGAACGCTGGGCGACGCAAGATCAATCTTCCACGTCCACGCGAAAGACACTATGATCAACAAAACCATGACCTCTCAAAACGGCGTGCTGGATACCAAGCCCTTGTCCGACGCCCGTACCCGATCATGGATCTTCCGGACGGTCGGTTACGGGCACGATCAGCTCCATTGGCGGGAGATCATCAGCGCGCTCCGGACGGCCGGCTACGATGACGTGCTGAGCATCGAGCATGAGGATTGGTTGGCTTCAGTAGACGAGGGATTTAAGCGCGAGGTGGACGCGGTGACCCGGGGCTACGCCGACAAGCGGGAATACTTTATCGACAAGCTCTCGCAGGGGATCGGGACGATCGCCGCGGCCTTTTGGCCCAACCCGGTGATCTTGCGCTTTTCCGATTTCAAAACGAACGAGTACGCGCACCTCGTCGGCGGCGCGGCGTTCGAGCCGCATGAGGAGAATCCCATGCTCGGCTGGCGCGGGGCCAGCCGCTACTACCATCCCGAGTACAAGGAAGGGTTCCTACTCGAGGTCGCCGCGGTCCGGCGGGTCCGAGAGCGGTTCGGGCTCAAGAACCTCACGGTAATGGTCCCGTTCTGCCGGACGCCCGAGGAGGGACGGCGGGTGCTTGACGTGATGCGGGAAGGCGGGCTCGTGCGGGGTGAAGACGGCCTCGAAGTATATGTCATGGCCGAGCTTCCCTCCAACGTGATCCTCGCCGAGCAATTTGCCGACGTGTTCGACGGATTCTCGATCGGCTCGAATGATCTGACGCAGCTCGTGCTGGGCGTGGACCGCGACTCGGACCGGGTCGCCGGCCTCTTCGATGAGCGAAACGAAGCGGTCAGACGGGCGTGCGCGGAGCTGATCACCAAGGCCCACCGGGCGGGGCGGAAGGTCGGGATCTGCGGCCAGGCCCCGTCGGATTACCCGGAATTCGCGGCGTTCCTGGTCGACGAGGGGATCGATTCGATCAGCCTCAACCCGGACGCCGTCGTGTCGGCCAAACTACGGGTGATCGAGGCGGAACGGCGTCTTGCGGGGACGAGGCAGGCGGCGGCCGCGGGATCCTGA